One genomic region from Streptobacillus canis encodes:
- the dtd gene encoding D-aminoacyl-tRNA deacylase produces MKMLIQRVNDAKVLFEDGTNNSIGKGLLVYLGVHNEDSLKDIQICIKKLINLRIFEDEEGKINFSLLDNNYEVMVISNFSLYGSMKKGNRPSFTESAPALKANEMYEIFLEELKKSNVKFTTGRFQTYMDVQSSNDGPMNFIFDTREGVN; encoded by the coding sequence ATGAAAATGTTAATTCAAAGAGTAAATGATGCTAAGGTATTATTTGAAGATGGGACTAATAATTCTATTGGAAAAGGTCTATTAGTATATTTAGGAGTTCATAATGAGGATAGCCTAAAAGATATACAAATCTGTATTAAAAAATTGATAAACCTTAGAATATTTGAAGATGAAGAAGGAAAAATAAACTTTTCATTGCTAGATAATAATTATGAAGTAATGGTAATAAGTAATTTTTCACTTTATGGAAGTATGAAAAAGGGAAATAGACCTTCATTTACAGAATCAGCACCTGCTTTAAAAGCAAATGAAATGTACGAAATATTTTTAGAAGAATTGAAAAAAAGTAATGTAAAATTTACTACAGGAAGATTTCAAACATATATGGACGTGCAATCAAGTAATGATGGGCCTATGAATTTTATTTTTGATACAAGAGAAGGAGTAAATTAA
- a CDS encoding C40 family peptidase: MLRYKKMMLVLSLALLSVTSFSATKISLKKSSAKSQRELVMQDSNSVLFDSEYIHDQSYIDKKINEIEESVMSMSGVYNSLDNIILKNKLFSAYDKWAGTRYSLGGTGHNGIDCSALTREVFRDVFGYELPRVSVDQVQRGRKIARAEMKPGDILFFRPENRVNHVAVYIGNSLFINASSSQGVVLSSLNNSYWGKYFKYAVRVDAAREVR; encoded by the coding sequence ATGTTGAGATACAAGAAAATGATGTTAGTATTATCTCTTGCGCTATTATCTGTAACAAGTTTTAGTGCAACTAAAATAAGCCTAAAGAAGTCTTCTGCAAAATCTCAAAGAGAATTAGTTATGCAAGATTCAAACTCAGTATTGTTTGATTCAGAATATATTCATGATCAATCATATATTGATAAGAAGATAAATGAAATTGAAGAATCAGTAATGTCTATGTCAGGTGTATACAACAGCCTAGATAATATTATATTAAAAAATAAATTGTTCAGCGCTTATGATAAATGGGCAGGAACAAGGTATAGTCTTGGTGGAACAGGGCATAACGGTATAGATTGTTCAGCCTTAACAAGAGAAGTATTTAGAGATGTTTTTGGTTATGAATTACCAAGAGTAAGTGTTGATCAAGTACAAAGAGGTAGAAAAATAGCTAGAGCAGAAATGAAACCTGGAGATATATTATTCTTCAGACCAGAAAATAGGGTAAATCACGTTGCTGTATATATTGGTAATTCGTTATTTATCAATGCTTCATCTTCACAAGGTGTAGTACTTTCAAGTTTAAATAACTCATACTGGGGTAAATATTTTAAATACGCAGTAAGAGTTGATGCGGCAAGAGAAGTGAGATAA